ccaaTATGGCAAATGAGAACATCTTTAAGGATCGGAGGGAATATAACTATGTGGTAATACCGTTGTTGGAGGAAAGTAGATACCTAGAGTTTGTAAAAGAAGATGATTAAAGGTAATATAATGTTTGTGATTGTTGATGAAATGTTGAATATAAGATCCGTTGATATAGGGGATAAAAGAGGTCTATAAATAATGGTGACCGTTAAAGAGTCATAAGCTTTGGCCTTTCACCTACACATTATAAGTACTCTAAGCCTTTAATCATGTTCTTCATGAATCTAGACTTATACATGTACTTTATTAAATAAACATACTAAGAGTCTTCCACCATACTAGAGATATTATTAACCAACACTCTTCCTTGAGACGTTTGGAATTCATGCCTAGTAAGCCTTTAGGTGTCTTAAATCTTCTCCATCAATCTGATCTCGACCGGCTTAACTTCATTGTTATTTTGagcttttttgaaaaaatgatACATAACTTTAATACGCTTTCCCTATACCTGACATACTCTTCATTAGCCATATTATTTGATTTACAGCTTGATAAGCTACAATGTATTATGCATCTACTATAGATTGGGTTGAGGTATCTTCTTTTAAGATAACTAGAAAAATACTCAATTTCATAGCATAGAAATGTAGGATAAGGTTCCCTTCATATCATTAGGAGACCTCCACCCAATCATGACATGTGAAACTGAATATCTCTAAGATGAAATTCTTCAATAGACTTTCAGCATATTTCTTTTGGAAAAAGAAGATTCCTCCTTAACTTTGATCAATTTCAATTCTTAGAAAATAATTGAGAAATGCCGGATTAGTCCTTTTAAATTTTCGCATCATTTTCTTCTTGTAAAATACTTTCATGGTTGTTGCATGTGATGATTAGGTCGTACACATAcaaggaaataattaaatatctccAATTGTATGGTCTTTGCATATAGAGTATGCTCACTAAGACTCTCTATAAACTTTTTCTTAGTGAAGTAATAGTCGGTTTGAGAAACCTAAAAGACAATTTGGGCAAAAGAGGGACATTAAGTAGGTGAAAAAGtgaaatttagaaaaaatgATGAGCGACTAGGATAAGAACCTAAAAATGAATCCCTAGGAAAAATTTGAGGtacttttatgatttttgtACCTATTTGCTTGTCGAGTTTGAGTGTTAGCCAAGTATGGGGGAATCTCATTGCTTGGATCCCGTGGCTACACTGAAATTGGAGTATTTTAGGAAGGGAGttataacaatcaataatttagGACCGTTAGAGACCATGTTTAACATTTCTATCATTTGTTCACCTTGAATTTGCTCGAGGGGTACACTTATTCTCATTATTTTATAATGCTCCTAAATGTTGGCCGTATTTAGTGATTGTAGACTTATTTTagaagatttatgctactttatttattttcattttttatgtttgttttgtTGGTTTTGAATTTGCTTGATTGAAGATGTTTAACAAAAAAGGGAagcaaaaaagtaaaaaaaaaaaaaaaagtttttgtaATGCATATTTGCAAGACCAATTGGGATGGAAATTACTTAATGTTTCCAATAATATAATGTATGTCTGATTTTGAGACACGAACAAAAAATGACCGCCAATTAAAGTTATCTTTCAAAACCAGTCCATAAAAACGGCCATTAACTCACCCCAGTAAGCAAAGACTCGTTGAAAGAAATGGAATGTCATCACTAACCTAAAATTAATAGTGATTATTTGATAGAgtaaaatatataagaaaaaaattgaattttattattCAGTGTAAAAATCTTAATTAGAGTAATGAATAAAAAAGTAATGATATGAACATTAACCTAACACATTCAAGACTTCTGACGGACCACACGTAGTCCAAAACAGTTGCATCCAAATTAGGCAAAACATGAAGCTAATACGTTGATTAttgtattttaaaatcttaatcaaCATATTAAATGATACTAAACGATAGaaaagttttgtttttgttaaaaGGTTGACAGACTATTTGTTGTACTTTAATTTTGCAAGTAAGATTCCTACCTTTTTCAACTGtttaaattatgattttataatcCAACAAAcacttataaaatttaattggtGCCAATTATGAAAAGTAAAGAATGACAATAACATACATAATAATATAGAGTTGCTcgaaattaaattgattaacaaaaataaagtatGATCGAACTTGAAATAACCCATGttatataaatcaaatcaaaattgttgatatatatacatatatacttaagAAATAAGATTAACCTGACCTAAAATATTACATTCGAGACCTGCCCAACACCCAAATGCGCGCCTTTTTAtgaatataacaagtataattgctttaatataaaaaagttggGTAGTActtatgaataataattataaccttTAATTTTCTTACTTTTATAAGttgattaaaatgaatttaaataaatgaagtGATTAACAAATATTTTGTCCTATTTAATCTAATCTAATAGTTTAAGTCCCCTAATTTTGAAGTTATTTTCTTAATCAAATTATCACGTATTCTATGACTTGATTATCACGTTAACAATTGACTTCTTCAAACCAGGGTGGCTGCTCCAGTTTCATGTCTGCTTTCGTCAttactcctatttttttttaatccagAAGAAACTAACCAATTAGCCATTACGAACCGAGCTTATTTAAGAACTTAATCATACCATttcaaactaatatatatatatatatatatatatatatatatatatatatatatatatatatatatatatatatatatatatactgtctcatcatgagacggaTCCATATATACAAGCAGCctatgattaaaaatatttaaaaaaataataaaatctgAGTTCATACTTGTATACaaagcaatttttttaaaaaaaagtctggGCTGATCAAATTGAAATTGTTTTACGATTAGACGGCctcaataaaaaatcatacaattaactaaaagGATTGGAAAATTCCATGTGGCACTCTCACAAAGATTTGCAACATAGAATTATCAAATTGCttaattgctatatttattgaatcaaataagataaagttgattttatggatattattatattttattacttatatttttactattgattatttgtatatacataattaatataaaacttacaaaacatgacattaaaaaataatagattatttgtatatacatcttaatataaaacttaaaaaataagatattaaagtttttttaaaaaattagtcaGACATgttgaaattgtgttgtatttttaaattaatatttatatagttttaataatctattttttttgtgtgttttaaTAGTGTGTTATTAAGCACTCCATTTCCTATGAAATTAATTTCAACTAtatatttcgtgcaaatcaagaATATGGAGGGAAAATGGTAAATAATAAATACTCCCTTCATCCCACTTATGTTAAGTCTCTaatgttttttacataatttattttctctccaattattattattattattattattattatattattattattattatcaaatatcaattttaaaaaaaatacttaatttctCTCTGCAGTAATTGAAAGAATGGAGTAGTATATTTTAAAGGaaagtgaaaaaataatactattattaatttgctgtaattatattgattataaaatttttagcgtgtaaattttaatttgataaacataatatataattgtattatagttaaaaatcataatacttTTATATCTTTATTCTAATAATCGTGTATTGCACGAGTTTTAAAACTAGTTAATGTATACATATAAAAGTTTATTTAAGAGCTTATTTAAGAGGTTGTTTTTAATTGACCCaaaattaaaagtagttaaattgttttgctttttaatttatagttaCTATACACTTCGATCATAAAGTACTATAATTCTGATGTATGGCATACGCTAATTTTTAAGTGACGCTAATTTAGTCTAAAAAATGAAAGGATCAAACCGGTTGGATTTAGGTTATGGTAGAATTTGACTCAATTTTGTCGATATTTCAAGGTTAGGTCACGATTTTCCGATAGCGAAGCAATAATTCTGAGGTATGGTGCATTAATTTTCGGTCAGGTTTCGAGTCGGATTAAAATTTGGTGATTTTAGGTGAGACACTTACCACTTGAATCAaccttaatttgtaatttcGGCGAGATTCATAGGTTAATCTAGTAATTGAGGATGTTCCCTTTCATCATTGTGACAGGAGTCGATTTTCAACGTTTGTAATAAGGACTAATTTATGTCTTGTTATAAGGATTTTCCATCGAACCCGATGTTGTGCAGACATCGGAAGCAATTACaccaaataataaaagaaacaataaagaaattcaagaacaatAAAGAACACACCAAAAAATGTGACATGGTTCATTATCAATACAATAGCTACATGCATCCACAGGCACCGTGAACTTTAAGTTCACTATTGATGAAAAATAAGAACATAATAAGATGAATCTAAGAAAAACCTCTCAATTTGTGGCTCCCAACTGAATTCTCCCTTTTCTCTTTACTTGTTCTCACCGTTTTAAACCCTAACCATAATTGATGAGGGATTTATATAGTAACTCTCATTTGTAAAGAAATTAGATTATAAACAGAACAAGAAaacggaaaaaagaaaaaacacgcAAAACCGTTGTCTCGCAAAACGCGACGAATCGTCACCAAAATACAGCGACTCATCGCTCAATTTGTATGCGCACAGAAGCAAGGTTTCGTTGCTAGGCTACTGGATCCTCTTCACTCACGACCACGACTCAATCTTGCCTATTCTTCTTATTTCTTCCTGTGTTCCAGACTAGTTCAAGTCACATAGTACTCTTAGAAGCCTAATTCTAATTGGTAAATGTAATAATAGTATACATAATCTTTCTACTGAAAAATTGTTAAACTTATTATACAATCTCTGCTCCTACCATCTACTGAAATTTTGCATTATACTTCTATTACAGTAGTTGAAGATGGATGATGTACAAACATATTCAAGGAAaaccatgaaaaaaaaaaaagaaaaattacatccaataatttaatatttttatgatttttctacaataatcccacctatgaTTAATCgtgaataattcaaattttaaagtgAATTTGCCTAAAGTAAATTCGGTAATCGGATAACTTGCtataataagttttattttaaaaaaaataaattaaaataaattgtcGAGAAAACTGTAAAAAAATGTAAGAAAAATTTCTGAGTTTTTTTGTTATtcgaaattttttatgtaaattttccaaatttttttctaattttacattaacaTTTAATTTACTCTTTTGGTAAATTACATATTATAGCAGGTTATCTCGTTTCCTAAGTTTGCTCTAGGTAAATACCTCTAAAGTttaaattattcatggttaatcaataggtgagattattgtaggaaaatcaaaaaaaaaagttattctaggtaatttttccaaaaaaaacctACTTGAAATTCAAATAAGTCTTATAAAAAAATCTTACTTAATAGACGaagtttaaaataatagttaacGCCTtaaaataatatgttatattctGATACCAAAATcttaaactaataattaaataccataatatattatataataggGAAGGTTACCCAACCAGAGCAAGAAAAAGGACATACTCTCAAAAGTGTTGTATCATATATCATCATACTTTCATGACAATAATTTCTCCAatctttttacttttatttaaaaaattttcgaaATAAGTGTAattgaagaagaaaaacaaaggCACAATtacaaataatgaaaaaaaaaaaactatacatCAATAGTTTGAGTTGTATCTTGAGCTTGCTGCTGCCGTTGTTCATGTTGAAACCTGTTTTTTTCTCTATTTGCAAACCATTTAAGTGTTCTTTTAGCAATTCTAAACCATTTCTTTCTCCTATTAATTATATCCTCATCTCTAACATAATCATCACTATTAATTATAATCTCAGAATCTGCTAAAAAATTTTGCCTTAATTTATTCTTCATACTCATCAAATCTTTAAATCTTGAAACAGTTATAATCTCTGAAATTGACCTTTTTTCAGTTGGAAGCATACTATTTCTTCTAGAAGCATCCAAATTCATGTTTATTTCCCTCAAATCATCAATACCCATTTCTTCTTTCAATCTAAAATTTGAATTACAACTCTTAATCTCATCAATTTTATGCTCACAAATCCTTTTCCTCTCAATTTCATCCCTTACACTACCTTCATCAAATCCAATGTTCTTTATTGAAAATCGATCACTCGACATCATTCCAAGCATTCTCGAATTCAAAAACATCAAATCCGAAGAGCTAAGATCGCTCCAACGATGCTTAAACACAACATCAGACAcaataatttgatgattaagTCTATGCAAACTTTTTCCATCTTGATCACTTTCAAATTGTGCATACATTTGTTCTTCCCTTTTAGCACTAAAAACCCCCCTAAAACTACTAAATCTCGAAGAACTTTGACTATTAATTTCTCTCTGTAATAAAACCTCGAACTTACCTAGTTGTTCTTCCCTTTTAGCATTAAGAATCCTCCTAAAACTATTAAATTTCGAAGAATTTTGACTGTTAATTTTTTTCTGTAACAAAATCTCGAACTCACCTGATGCACTACCTCCTTCAGAGATTTGTTCTTCCCTTTCAGCACCAAAAATCCCCCTAAAACTATTAAATCTCGATGAACTTTGACTATTAATTTCTCTTTGTAACAAAATCTCGAACTTACCTGATGCACTACCTACATCAGAGTTGACCCTTGTAAGATCATCAATACTCACCTTTTGCCTACATAAAGGGCATGTAGAATGATTCTCAAGCCATTGATCTACACATAGTATATGAAACCCATGTTTACATTTAGGAAGTAATCTTAAAATTTCCATCTCTTCAAATTCAGCTAAGCAAACAGCACATTGTAGGCCTTGTTTGGATCCTTTAAGGGAAGAGAATCTAAAGAAAGGTAAAGCTTCCACAAAAGTTTTATCTAATCCTGAGAATCTTGTGGTGTGTCCAAACATGCCCTCAGAGTTTTCATTCCGGCTAATACTATGGATTGCAGAGGGTTGTGTATGAcaatatttagcatatattaCAAGAAGTAATGTTAAGGAAAACATGAAGGAAAGAACACCAATTACTACAAATAAGCTTGATTGAAAATTTGATGATGTGGGTGTGTGTTGATTGTATTGAGCATTAGCTAATGGGGTGCTAATTAGTATGATTAGAAGAGGGGTAATCATGATTTGTGTTAATTAGAGGATTATTGATGATAATTAGgtaaatatatcaaaaaatattCTTGATCATGTAATTCTTGTATATGAAAAATATTCTTGGTTTTATAGGAAAAGGAGGGGGAATTTGTGTGAGGATTTAAATGAGTTGGTCACTATAGATTACATGAAGTCTAGTTTTTCTTGTAGAAGCATTTATATACTCTATCTATgccaaaaacaaaaattcaaaagTATAGATGggtgaaaaaaaaagtaatttaaaaaaaataatatattattatttcttcTGTTCCTTATAAATGTTCGTTATTTTAGATTGTTCCATTTGttgttattataaaaaaattttctattagtattacaaattttggacaTAATTAACCTTGTTTATTCTCATGATCCTTATATATTTTTCGCTAACTTAATTTTGCTTATGGTCTCTACATGTTTCCCATTAACGTAATTAAACAAAGTTAATAGTTATGATTCCAGTATTTATTCcattaactttaatttaatattttttaatacttttcaTCACTGCTTTTCCTCTATCGACTTTATATAAGATAACATATCTATCAtttaaaagattatattttttaatttcggTAAAAATTCCTTTTGAGAACAACTTCGAAGAACAAAAAGATTATATTTTATGAGAAAGTTGGAcaaatatatggatgagataAATAAATTACTTTGAGTCATGAtaaaaaatatgacaaattGTAACAAAATGAGATTAACTTGATTGGATAGAAAGTATTATACTATAAAAATTGCAGAAAATTAGATGATGAGTGACACCCTtaattttctccttttaataAGCTTTTTTTGTCAGTTGTTTGGGTGGGTTCTTTAGAAATGCTAACCTATTTACATATAAAAGGAACACTTATTTGTTTAACTTTTTGTATTCGACCACGAATACAGATGATTACAGCACAATACAGTCAATATCTGACGAAAGTTATTGATTAGAAAAATTAATACGATTAATTTGGGTTTGGTCAGAATTAATACAAGCTctaataatattgaaatatataacatataacttaaatgaatgataaatgagTTTGGTCAAAATTAATACACCTATTAAAATGTGTATTCGacttaatttatattagtattttaaatttgcCACTTAATCTTTTCAGACATTAATAAGGTATATATGTGTACTCAGAGACTCTTGATTTCAAATTTCTACATTTTCACCATTAGTGAAGAGAAAAGTAGCAGTTATGACTAGTGTATAGTACTGTTTTGTAAGTTAGAAAATCGTACATTGTCTGATGGGTGACTTGTTCGATCACCCAATCATTGTGGATGAAGTCTCTCATCCatcaaattttgtaaaaaaaaaaattataattttaagtatataaactcttaaaaaactTCAAGTCTAGattaaacatttaatttttttacactCATAGATGATTTAAAACACGTGTAAAATACTCAATCAGACTGAAGTCATAAAATAAATTGatcaaatatttatttacaacatatattaatttggctttattatgaattaggcctaaaaatataacacaaataatgaagaataaataagatgggaaaaaaaatatttgttttagtCCATCCTTGGTTATGCTTCTAATGgcttatttaagaatttgtgcaagaaatattttgtattgCGTCAAAACTTAATTAATGGCAAATGTGCAGCTTACTAGAGGTTTGAGACAAGCACACCAAATTTCTAACCATCTTGAACTCATTACTAGCTAATTTCTAGAGGTTTGAAGTCAGAAGTTCGATCTAAATATTTAGTTTTCGAAATACTAAAAGTCATAATCCGGTTTCAAATTAAGTATCCCACttattaaactaaatattatttattacgaattaaataatttaaattggaTAATTATACATGCTAATAATCTTAAATTAGATAGATATGAATATGAGGGACACTACTCAAATGCCATCTCGGCATCTCTTAGTCATACGTACAAGAAGCCAGAGAAAGAGGCCGCCCATTTTGAAAATGACCACCtaagaaattaaattaacaTGTTAATACACAATATTGAGCTTGAGTTGGAGGACTCTCACATTTTGAGAGTAAAGTTGATTgcattttttggcactctcTTTCAAGGGATATGGGTGTAGATTGTCTGTCACCTTTCCTCACTTATATTCTGTTTTAGCGGAATAAtggattgttgatgattatgacTTGTAAAATACTGTTTTGATGAAACAACTTCAAAATAAGAAGTTTATATGTtgataatttgtattagtttgaTTATTCAACTCAAACATGAAGCATATTCTAAGCTGGAAGTGCGGTAATACGTTGATGGATAGAATCAAGAATCGGGAGTTTAGAGAGAAATTAAGGGTTATCCCTATTTCTGCAAAGATGTGTGAAAATAGATTCAGATGTTTTGGGCACGTGCAGAGAAAGACGTTTGACGCCCTCGTGAGGAGGATCAAAAGCATCATAGTAAAGTGTAAGAGAAGTCAAGAAAAACATAGGAGAATGTTGGAGgagcaaataaaaaataaattgcatGACTTTCATCTCTCTGAAGACCTAACCAGAGATTGGGGTAGTTGGAGGCACCTTATCCATATCTTAGACTACTGATACTCTTGCACTTACCAATTAGTGTTCTTGTTTTGCCTTTTCCTTTTACCTATatcattttttaattcatttttatatagttatttttatttatttatatgtatttttatgattttatgagtATTCATCTGTCGATTTTTGTCGAGTTGAGAGCCTCTTTGGTCGTACTCTTCTATATGGATATCAGTTGCTGTCTTTCGTGGCTTCCCAATCTTCAATCATAATTTACTATGAACGGGATATACTaagtataataatgataatttgatttttaatgtgTCAAAACATGGAAATAGGGATTATAATTAGAATTTGAATATTCGtttcaaaaaagtaaaaattgaatataaaaATTAAGGAAATGCGAAGTCATGAGCTAACTACACATAATATTATAGACGATAAATAAAAGTGATGACAACTTAAATTATATGTATTGTGTCGACAACTTTACCGGCACAAGACTAGgccattataaaaaattgtaatttatccCAAATTTTAAGGTGAGCTGTCATTTCATTCCAAATGGAGACTACTTAGTAATAGTAGAAGTATATTATTTGATTgcttcattaattttataaacACTTCcacattattgttttgttttaattttcacCACAAATTATGAGATCGAATATCACCATCTCAAAGTGACACTTGTGAGGTTGCAATCACTATGACACTTGATTACAAAGTTTAAATACTATTGCCCATAAGTCCCGCTCGCTAAGAATAAGGGCGGATAGTGCAAATAAAGTAAGCCCACAAACAAGGcaggattttaaaattttatgcaTCACCATTTTAGACATATTATGGGCCCTGGACAAACTGAAAATAATAAACCCTTTGTATAGATGATTGATTCTGAACTTTAGCGAGTGTTGGTAAAATAGTAGAGACGGGTTCTTtgatataattatcattataaatgtaAACTTATCATATACTTTTTAATTGATAGaacaactaattaataattgtcGGTTTTTAAGTGTCTACTTCATTAACCCATATTTTAAGATTTTAGGGCCTTTTCTAATTGTTAGCCCTAAACAAATGCTTACCTTTCCTATGGTCAGGAATGACCATGATTTTATGCCTGCACGTAAATTTTTCGAAACAATCCTGGTTCGCTACCCGTCCAAACCACACAAAAGGTTAACAAAGCaattttcttgttttcttgTTTATATGGTAAGATGGCTATAAATGCAGATTAACCTAACTAAAAATAAGAAGCGCACCACAATTTCGTCTCAATGCAGAATATGtactaaaatttattataaGTTTAACACAACCTAGCAAAAAACTGCAAAAGAATGAAAATCCAACTGAGCTCTAAGTCAATGTCATAACATCTGAAACAGCTAGTTCAGCCTTACCTAATATACAGAGCTGGATGATCGAAATCATACGTTCCGTTATCCAATATAATGCAGCAGACCAGATTCAAGATAACCCTTATAATCAATAATTACTGCCGTGTCCGGACGTGGAGAACCAGTTCCCATAAGTATGGGTTCAGTAGCTGAGGGTTCCCTCGACAAACATCGCCAGCTGACTATATAATCATTTGCACGACAGCTCAGAATCATCTATTTAAAGCCATAATGGTTCGTCTATTTATCGCTTCAGGTGTGATCGACAAGTTAGGTTTTGGCAGACGTTGTAGGGTTGGTGCTTTGCACGGACGCCATGTTGGGCGTGGTGACAGGACTTTGTTCATCTTCTGTAGCATGTCGTATGAATTCTTCAGGAGACATATGGATTCCATGGCAAGCACATACAATCTTTATCTGGGTGGCATTGAATTTATATGTGACACCAGATATCGTCCTACCATTTGGTCCTGGACTTGTCGTAGAAACCCAGGGTAAGTTTGGGAACGACCCGGATCCACCGAAGTTCACCTTTGCGGCAATTCCAGGCCTTATGGCAGGAAATTCCAACGGAAAATTTTGACCTCGTCCCGTTGCATCATCTTCAACTTGAGAGGAGGAGCCTTCTTCAGTTACTAATGTTTGACCTTTTGACTGATCTAATGGGCGCACATCAACTCGTGCAGATTCAGACGAACTGGGGCTAATGACTTGCATCGGAACTGCATTTTAATGGAGTACGTCACAGTTGAACAAAGCAACAagtcaataacaataaaacagCTAATTAGTAATGCACCTACATTTATAATCTGTATTTTTATATGCAATCCTGCCCAAAAATTTATGCAAaagctatgttacttggactcgagtACTGATGTTGGATATGGTACGTGttcaagtgtcggatacgtctaaatattcaactttacgcctaaaatgaagagTCTAAGTGTCATatcaatgtccgagcatcaaggatcggatacgggtacgtgaagcaaaatgaagactCCGAGTAACATAGTGTAAAAGTAACCAATTTGGCATCTAACTATCACATTGTTAACAAACCTAACTAAGCTGAAATTAAACATGGAGTAAGGTAGCGTTATTCTACATAAATTGACTCAAACAGGAAATAGACAAATAGGGCTTTCTCCGTTCGGAAAGGTTTGGCTCACAACTCGACTTGACTAAGGTACCGAGCTATAGCTCAGTGAAATCCTACGTTACACGATTCTTATATCTAATATTTAATTCTTTGCTAATAGTTTGTGCACATCATGTTTTTTataaagtttctattattactcTTAAATCATAAATACCAACTCTAACtgttttatttaagtttgttcatgaatttagtGAATCTCAACATGGCTTATTAAAAAAGCCAAGCTCAGCATTTCGGTTTGAGCATACATGAGCAGCTCACAATCTTCCCTATAGACCACATAGAGGATCAAAGGGATCAACTATGATAATTTACTACACTGCTTTCTTATTCCCTCGTCTACACCCctgtttgaaaaataaatttcactAACACTATGTCTGGATAACAATTTTGGAGACAAAGGAAAGGGAGAGAAGGGGAAgggagggaagggaaaggaagggaagagaaataaaaggaaaatagcTCTTGTTTGTATAGGAGGAAATGGAAGGAAAAGGAAGTGAATTAGGACTTttcccttcaaatcttttcaacttTAGAGATATTAGAaccttaacaaaaaaaatcattaaatccTTCCAATTCCCTCCCCTCTAAATCTCTTCCCTCCCATTTTTCTATCCAAACAAGGGATCCTTCCTCCCTTCAAATCCCTCTCCATCTTTTCCTTCCATTTCCATCCATCCAAACACACCCTAAAACTTGAGAAACTGTAGAATCATTTGCTGTATTGTTTCACATAAACTACTGTGATGCATCACATCTGAGAGGTAGTATAGAGATAATATCTAATGAATTAGTTAGC
This genomic stretch from Amaranthus tricolor cultivar Red isolate AtriRed21 chromosome 9, ASM2621246v1, whole genome shotgun sequence harbors:
- the LOC130823352 gene encoding putative RING-H2 finger protein ATL12, whose product is MITPLLIILISTPLANAQYNQHTPTSSNFQSSLFVVIGVLSFMFSLTLLLVIYAKYCHTQPSAIHSISRNENSEGMFGHTTRFSGLDKTFVEALPFFRFSSLKGSKQGLQCAVCLAEFEEMEILRLLPKCKHGFHILCVDQWLENHSTCPLCRQKVSIDDLTRVNSDVGSASGKFEILLQREINSQSSSRFNSFRGIFGAEREEQISEGGSASGEFEILLQKKINSQNSSKFNSFRRILNAKREEQLGKFEVLLQREINSQSSSRFSSFRGVFSAKREEQMYAQFESDQDGKSLHRLNHQIIVSDVVFKHRWSDLSSSDLMFLNSRMLGMMSSDRFSIKNIGFDEGSVRDEIERKRICEHKIDEIKSCNSNFRLKEEMGIDDLREINMNLDASRRNSMLPTEKRSISEIITVSRFKDLMSMKNKLRQNFLADSEIIINSDDYVRDEDIINRRKKWFRIAKRTLKWFANREKNRFQHEQRQQQAQDTTQTIDV